The following coding sequences are from one Triticum dicoccoides isolate Atlit2015 ecotype Zavitan chromosome 4A, WEW_v2.0, whole genome shotgun sequence window:
- the LOC119288041 gene encoding putative receptor-like protein kinase At4g00960 isoform X3, which produces MKSEDRDSLLRKVPSGVGQVANIAQLAGVDVYGLITMIVEAARTVRRNRETCQLLARRVKMIGDLLQQLESTQLMQHTETRNPVEQLEETLRHTYMLIRSCQDGSYLYSWFMGGKQADQLHQVQNEIAFYLQLFPLVGFVDTSRTWARLLHKAQPLGTEDTMGELHAVHPSEHNNRTEALKEIHLEDPGIPPCAKSDEEQNTSAFLYGSRQAMNMEEIVNLIGVGKGAELPYFSFSQILAATDNLSLRNLLGNGVFGCTYKGKLPDGLDIAIKRHNTSSHQGLSEFQAEIEVIPNLRHKNIISLLGFCVQGKEKILVYEYMSNNSLADVISDETKRKLLNWSKCLQIIKGIADGLVYLHLHSQMCIVHRDLKPSNLLLDPEMNAKISDFGLAKKLAPDAIAEDIVCGTYGYADPEYVTTGKLSQKADVYSFGIVVLEIICGNNPWFYMVKAKKGSSPGSLPDHACKYLKRPRKLVDPLLRASKGERAQIAECVKVALLCVHCRAECRPAMSEVVAMLCSVGSGRSSPAYCCH; this is translated from the exons ATGAAGTCTGAAGACCGCGACTCACTTCTCAGAAAAGTACCAAG TGGCGTGGGTCAGGTGGCCAACATAGCGCAGCTTGCCGGGGTGGACGTATATGGGCTCATCACGATGATCGTGGAGGCGGCAAGGACAGTTAGAAGGAACCGGGAGACCTGCCAGCTGCTGGCGCGGCGTGTGAAGATGATTGGAGACCTTCTCCAGCAGCTCGAGAGCACACAGCTGATGCAGCATACAGAGACAAGGAACCCAGTTGAGCAGCTGGAGGAGACACTCCGGCATACATACATGCTCATCAGATCCTGTCAGGACGGCAGCTACCTCTACAGCTGGTTTATGGGAGGGAAGCAAGCTGACCAGCTCCATCAGGTGCAGAATGAGATCGCCTTCTACCTCCAACTCTTCCCGCTCGTTGGATTTGTTGATACCAGTCGGACCTGGGCACGGCTTCTGCACAAAGCTCAACCCCTCGGTACAGAG GATACTATGGGTGAGTTACATGCGGTCCATCCTTCAGAACATAACAATAG AACAGAGGCACTCAAGGAAATTCATTTAGAAGATCCGGGAATTCCCCCTTGTGCAAAATCTGACGAAGAACAAAATACAA GTGCGTTTCTCTATGGATCACGCCAAGCCATGAATATGGAGGAAATAGTCAATCTCATAGGTGTTGGAAAAGGTGCAGAGCTACCCTATTTTAGTTTCTCTCAGATATTGGCTGCTACAGACAATTTGTCATTGCGGAACTTGCTTGGAAATGGTGTATTCGGCTGTACCTACAAG GGGAAACTGCCTGATGGGCTCGATATTGCTATCAAAAGACACAACACATCTTCACATCAAGGCCTATCAGAGTTCCAAGCTGAGATTGAAGTCATTCCGAATCTTCGACATAAAAATATAATTTCGCTACTTGGGTTTTGTGTTCAAGGAAAAGAAAAGATACTTGTCTATGAATATATGTCGAACAATAGCTTGGCAGACGTCATTTCTG ATGAGACAAAAAGGAAATTGCTTAATTGGTCAAAGTGTCTTCAAATAATCAAAGGGATAGCAGATGGCCTTGTTTATCTGCATCTGCATTCTCAGATGTGCATTGTCCACAGGGATCTGAAACCAAGTAATCTCCTGTTGGATCCTGAAATGAATGCTAAAATTTCTGATTTTGGTCTTGCTAAAAAGCTAGCTCCAGATGCAATTGCAGAAGATATTGTATGCGGCACATA TGGCTATGCAGATCCTGAATATGTTACTACCGGAAAGTTATCGCAGAAGGCAGATGTATACAGCTTTGGCATCGTAGTTCTCGAGATAATATGTGGAAACAACCCTTGGTTTTATATGGTGAAGGCGAAGAAGGGCTCATCTCCAGGATCACTTCCTGATCAT GCATGCAAGTATCTGAAGAGGCCCCGCAAGCTTGTTGACCCACTGCTACGCGCTAGCAAGGGTGAGAGAGCTCAGATTGCGGAATGCGTTAAGGTGGCTCTGCTGTGCGTCCACTGTCGTGCTGAATGTAGGCCCGCCATGTCGGAGGTTGTGGCGATGCTCTGCAGCGTCGGGAGTGGGAGATCGTCACCAGCTTACTGCTGTCACTGA
- the LOC119288041 gene encoding putative receptor-like protein kinase At4g00960 isoform X1, giving the protein MKSEDRDSLLRKVPSGVGQVANIAQLAGVDVYGLITMIVEAARTVRRNRETCQLLARRVKMIGDLLQQLESTQLMQHTETRNPVEQLEETLRHTYMLIRSCQDGSYLYSWFMGGKQADQLHQVQNEIAFYLQLFPLVGFVDTSRTWARLLHKAQPLGTEDTMGELHAVHPSEHNNRTEALKEIHLEDPGIPPCAKSDEEQNTSAFLYGSRQAMNMEEIVNLIGVGKGAELPYFSFSQILAATDNLSLRNLLGNGVFGCTYKETVHLYLSYHPLFAYDGNASDGWEFAFVHQQQSEGKLPDGLDIAIKRHNTSSHQGLSEFQAEIEVIPNLRHKNIISLLGFCVQGKEKILVYEYMSNNSLADVISDETKRKLLNWSKCLQIIKGIADGLVYLHLHSQMCIVHRDLKPSNLLLDPEMNAKISDFGLAKKLAPDAIAEDIVCGTYGYADPEYVTTGKLSQKADVYSFGIVVLEIICGNNPWFYMVKAKKGSSPGSLPDHACKYLKRPRKLVDPLLRASKGERAQIAECVKVALLCVHCRAECRPAMSEVVAMLCSVGSGRSSPAYCCH; this is encoded by the exons ATGAAGTCTGAAGACCGCGACTCACTTCTCAGAAAAGTACCAAG TGGCGTGGGTCAGGTGGCCAACATAGCGCAGCTTGCCGGGGTGGACGTATATGGGCTCATCACGATGATCGTGGAGGCGGCAAGGACAGTTAGAAGGAACCGGGAGACCTGCCAGCTGCTGGCGCGGCGTGTGAAGATGATTGGAGACCTTCTCCAGCAGCTCGAGAGCACACAGCTGATGCAGCATACAGAGACAAGGAACCCAGTTGAGCAGCTGGAGGAGACACTCCGGCATACATACATGCTCATCAGATCCTGTCAGGACGGCAGCTACCTCTACAGCTGGTTTATGGGAGGGAAGCAAGCTGACCAGCTCCATCAGGTGCAGAATGAGATCGCCTTCTACCTCCAACTCTTCCCGCTCGTTGGATTTGTTGATACCAGTCGGACCTGGGCACGGCTTCTGCACAAAGCTCAACCCCTCGGTACAGAG GATACTATGGGTGAGTTACATGCGGTCCATCCTTCAGAACATAACAATAG AACAGAGGCACTCAAGGAAATTCATTTAGAAGATCCGGGAATTCCCCCTTGTGCAAAATCTGACGAAGAACAAAATACAA GTGCGTTTCTCTATGGATCACGCCAAGCCATGAATATGGAGGAAATAGTCAATCTCATAGGTGTTGGAAAAGGTGCAGAGCTACCCTATTTTAGTTTCTCTCAGATATTGGCTGCTACAGACAATTTGTCATTGCGGAACTTGCTTGGAAATGGTGTATTCGGCTGTACCTACAAG GAAACTGTACATCTCTACCTTAGCTACCATCCATTGTTTGCATATGACGGTAATGCTAGTGATGGGTGGGAATTTGCTTTCGTGCACCAGCAACAGTCAGAG GGGAAACTGCCTGATGGGCTCGATATTGCTATCAAAAGACACAACACATCTTCACATCAAGGCCTATCAGAGTTCCAAGCTGAGATTGAAGTCATTCCGAATCTTCGACATAAAAATATAATTTCGCTACTTGGGTTTTGTGTTCAAGGAAAAGAAAAGATACTTGTCTATGAATATATGTCGAACAATAGCTTGGCAGACGTCATTTCTG ATGAGACAAAAAGGAAATTGCTTAATTGGTCAAAGTGTCTTCAAATAATCAAAGGGATAGCAGATGGCCTTGTTTATCTGCATCTGCATTCTCAGATGTGCATTGTCCACAGGGATCTGAAACCAAGTAATCTCCTGTTGGATCCTGAAATGAATGCTAAAATTTCTGATTTTGGTCTTGCTAAAAAGCTAGCTCCAGATGCAATTGCAGAAGATATTGTATGCGGCACATA TGGCTATGCAGATCCTGAATATGTTACTACCGGAAAGTTATCGCAGAAGGCAGATGTATACAGCTTTGGCATCGTAGTTCTCGAGATAATATGTGGAAACAACCCTTGGTTTTATATGGTGAAGGCGAAGAAGGGCTCATCTCCAGGATCACTTCCTGATCAT GCATGCAAGTATCTGAAGAGGCCCCGCAAGCTTGTTGACCCACTGCTACGCGCTAGCAAGGGTGAGAGAGCTCAGATTGCGGAATGCGTTAAGGTGGCTCTGCTGTGCGTCCACTGTCGTGCTGAATGTAGGCCCGCCATGTCGGAGGTTGTGGCGATGCTCTGCAGCGTCGGGAGTGGGAGATCGTCACCAGCTTACTGCTGTCACTGA
- the LOC119288041 gene encoding G-type lectin S-receptor-like serine/threonine-protein kinase SD1-13 isoform X4 — MKSEDRDSLLRKVPSGVGQVANIAQLAGVDVYGLITMIVEAARTVRRNRETCQLLARRVKMIGDLLQQLESTQLMQHTETRNPVEQLEETLRHTYMLIRSCQDGSYLYSWFMGGKQADQLHQVQNEIAFYLQLFPLVGFVDTSRTWARLLHKAQPLGTEDTMGELHAVHPSEHNNRTEALKEIHLEDPGIPPCAKSDEEQNTSAFLYGSRQAMNMEEIVNLIGVGKGAELPYFSFSQILAATDNLSLRNLLGNGVFGCTYKETVHLYLSYHPLFAYDGNASDGWEFAFVHQQQSEGKLPDGLDIAIKRHNTSSHQGLSEFQAEIEVIPNLRHKNIISLLGFCVQGKEKILVYEYMSNNSLADVISDETKRKLLNWSKCLQIIKGIADGLVYLHLHSQMCIVHRDLKPSNLLLDPEMNAKISDFGLAKKLAPDAIAEDIVCGTYGYADPEYVTTGKLSQKADVYSFGIVVLEIICGNNPWFYMVKAKKGSSPGSLPDHSSVWLHNL; from the exons ATGAAGTCTGAAGACCGCGACTCACTTCTCAGAAAAGTACCAAG TGGCGTGGGTCAGGTGGCCAACATAGCGCAGCTTGCCGGGGTGGACGTATATGGGCTCATCACGATGATCGTGGAGGCGGCAAGGACAGTTAGAAGGAACCGGGAGACCTGCCAGCTGCTGGCGCGGCGTGTGAAGATGATTGGAGACCTTCTCCAGCAGCTCGAGAGCACACAGCTGATGCAGCATACAGAGACAAGGAACCCAGTTGAGCAGCTGGAGGAGACACTCCGGCATACATACATGCTCATCAGATCCTGTCAGGACGGCAGCTACCTCTACAGCTGGTTTATGGGAGGGAAGCAAGCTGACCAGCTCCATCAGGTGCAGAATGAGATCGCCTTCTACCTCCAACTCTTCCCGCTCGTTGGATTTGTTGATACCAGTCGGACCTGGGCACGGCTTCTGCACAAAGCTCAACCCCTCGGTACAGAG GATACTATGGGTGAGTTACATGCGGTCCATCCTTCAGAACATAACAATAG AACAGAGGCACTCAAGGAAATTCATTTAGAAGATCCGGGAATTCCCCCTTGTGCAAAATCTGACGAAGAACAAAATACAA GTGCGTTTCTCTATGGATCACGCCAAGCCATGAATATGGAGGAAATAGTCAATCTCATAGGTGTTGGAAAAGGTGCAGAGCTACCCTATTTTAGTTTCTCTCAGATATTGGCTGCTACAGACAATTTGTCATTGCGGAACTTGCTTGGAAATGGTGTATTCGGCTGTACCTACAAG GAAACTGTACATCTCTACCTTAGCTACCATCCATTGTTTGCATATGACGGTAATGCTAGTGATGGGTGGGAATTTGCTTTCGTGCACCAGCAACAGTCAGAG GGGAAACTGCCTGATGGGCTCGATATTGCTATCAAAAGACACAACACATCTTCACATCAAGGCCTATCAGAGTTCCAAGCTGAGATTGAAGTCATTCCGAATCTTCGACATAAAAATATAATTTCGCTACTTGGGTTTTGTGTTCAAGGAAAAGAAAAGATACTTGTCTATGAATATATGTCGAACAATAGCTTGGCAGACGTCATTTCTG ATGAGACAAAAAGGAAATTGCTTAATTGGTCAAAGTGTCTTCAAATAATCAAAGGGATAGCAGATGGCCTTGTTTATCTGCATCTGCATTCTCAGATGTGCATTGTCCACAGGGATCTGAAACCAAGTAATCTCCTGTTGGATCCTGAAATGAATGCTAAAATTTCTGATTTTGGTCTTGCTAAAAAGCTAGCTCCAGATGCAATTGCAGAAGATATTGTATGCGGCACATA TGGCTATGCAGATCCTGAATATGTTACTACCGGAAAGTTATCGCAGAAGGCAGATGTATACAGCTTTGGCATCGTAGTTCTCGAGATAATATGTGGAAACAACCCTTGGTTTTATATGGTGAAGGCGAAGAAGGGCTCATCTCCAGGATCACTTCCTGATCAT AGCAGTGTGTGGCTACACAATCTTTAA
- the LOC119288041 gene encoding putative receptor-like protein kinase At4g00960 isoform X2: protein MKSEDRDSLLRKVPSGVGQVANIAQLAGVDVYGLITMIVEAARTVRRNRETCQLLARRVKMIGDLLQQLESTQLMQHTETRNPVEQLEETLRHTYMLIRSCQDGSYLYSWFMGGKQADQLHQVQNEIAFYLQLFPLVGFVDTSRTWARLLHKAQPLGTEDTMGELHAVHPSEHNNRTEALKEIHLEDPGIPPCAKSDEEQNTTMNMEEIVNLIGVGKGAELPYFSFSQILAATDNLSLRNLLGNGVFGCTYKETVHLYLSYHPLFAYDGNASDGWEFAFVHQQQSEGKLPDGLDIAIKRHNTSSHQGLSEFQAEIEVIPNLRHKNIISLLGFCVQGKEKILVYEYMSNNSLADVISDETKRKLLNWSKCLQIIKGIADGLVYLHLHSQMCIVHRDLKPSNLLLDPEMNAKISDFGLAKKLAPDAIAEDIVCGTYGYADPEYVTTGKLSQKADVYSFGIVVLEIICGNNPWFYMVKAKKGSSPGSLPDHACKYLKRPRKLVDPLLRASKGERAQIAECVKVALLCVHCRAECRPAMSEVVAMLCSVGSGRSSPAYCCH from the exons ATGAAGTCTGAAGACCGCGACTCACTTCTCAGAAAAGTACCAAG TGGCGTGGGTCAGGTGGCCAACATAGCGCAGCTTGCCGGGGTGGACGTATATGGGCTCATCACGATGATCGTGGAGGCGGCAAGGACAGTTAGAAGGAACCGGGAGACCTGCCAGCTGCTGGCGCGGCGTGTGAAGATGATTGGAGACCTTCTCCAGCAGCTCGAGAGCACACAGCTGATGCAGCATACAGAGACAAGGAACCCAGTTGAGCAGCTGGAGGAGACACTCCGGCATACATACATGCTCATCAGATCCTGTCAGGACGGCAGCTACCTCTACAGCTGGTTTATGGGAGGGAAGCAAGCTGACCAGCTCCATCAGGTGCAGAATGAGATCGCCTTCTACCTCCAACTCTTCCCGCTCGTTGGATTTGTTGATACCAGTCGGACCTGGGCACGGCTTCTGCACAAAGCTCAACCCCTCGGTACAGAG GATACTATGGGTGAGTTACATGCGGTCCATCCTTCAGAACATAACAATAG AACAGAGGCACTCAAGGAAATTCATTTAGAAGATCCGGGAATTCCCCCTTGTGCAAAATCTGACGAAGAACAAAATACAA CCATGAATATGGAGGAAATAGTCAATCTCATAGGTGTTGGAAAAGGTGCAGAGCTACCCTATTTTAGTTTCTCTCAGATATTGGCTGCTACAGACAATTTGTCATTGCGGAACTTGCTTGGAAATGGTGTATTCGGCTGTACCTACAAG GAAACTGTACATCTCTACCTTAGCTACCATCCATTGTTTGCATATGACGGTAATGCTAGTGATGGGTGGGAATTTGCTTTCGTGCACCAGCAACAGTCAGAG GGGAAACTGCCTGATGGGCTCGATATTGCTATCAAAAGACACAACACATCTTCACATCAAGGCCTATCAGAGTTCCAAGCTGAGATTGAAGTCATTCCGAATCTTCGACATAAAAATATAATTTCGCTACTTGGGTTTTGTGTTCAAGGAAAAGAAAAGATACTTGTCTATGAATATATGTCGAACAATAGCTTGGCAGACGTCATTTCTG ATGAGACAAAAAGGAAATTGCTTAATTGGTCAAAGTGTCTTCAAATAATCAAAGGGATAGCAGATGGCCTTGTTTATCTGCATCTGCATTCTCAGATGTGCATTGTCCACAGGGATCTGAAACCAAGTAATCTCCTGTTGGATCCTGAAATGAATGCTAAAATTTCTGATTTTGGTCTTGCTAAAAAGCTAGCTCCAGATGCAATTGCAGAAGATATTGTATGCGGCACATA TGGCTATGCAGATCCTGAATATGTTACTACCGGAAAGTTATCGCAGAAGGCAGATGTATACAGCTTTGGCATCGTAGTTCTCGAGATAATATGTGGAAACAACCCTTGGTTTTATATGGTGAAGGCGAAGAAGGGCTCATCTCCAGGATCACTTCCTGATCAT GCATGCAAGTATCTGAAGAGGCCCCGCAAGCTTGTTGACCCACTGCTACGCGCTAGCAAGGGTGAGAGAGCTCAGATTGCGGAATGCGTTAAGGTGGCTCTGCTGTGCGTCCACTGTCGTGCTGAATGTAGGCCCGCCATGTCGGAGGTTGTGGCGATGCTCTGCAGCGTCGGGAGTGGGAGATCGTCACCAGCTTACTGCTGTCACTGA
- the LOC119288041 gene encoding putative receptor-like protein kinase At4g00960 isoform X5 encodes MMLCSGVGQVANIAQLAGVDVYGLITMIVEAARTVRRNRETCQLLARRVKMIGDLLQQLESTQLMQHTETRNPVEQLEETLRHTYMLIRSCQDGSYLYSWFMGGKQADQLHQVQNEIAFYLQLFPLVGFVDTSRTWARLLHKAQPLGTEDTMGELHAVHPSEHNNRTEALKEIHLEDPGIPPCAKSDEEQNTSAFLYGSRQAMNMEEIVNLIGVGKGAELPYFSFSQILAATDNLSLRNLLGNGVFGCTYKGKLPDGLDIAIKRHNTSSHQGLSEFQAEIEVIPNLRHKNIISLLGFCVQGKEKILVYEYMSNNSLADVISDETKRKLLNWSKCLQIIKGIADGLVYLHLHSQMCIVHRDLKPSNLLLDPEMNAKISDFGLAKKLAPDAIAEDIVCGTYGYADPEYVTTGKLSQKADVYSFGIVVLEIICGNNPWFYMVKAKKGSSPGSLPDHACKYLKRPRKLVDPLLRASKGERAQIAECVKVALLCVHCRAECRPAMSEVVAMLCSVGSGRSSPAYCCH; translated from the exons ATGATGCTCTGTAGTGGCGTGGGTCAGGTGGCCAACATAGCGCAGCTTGCCGGGGTGGACGTATATGGGCTCATCACGATGATCGTGGAGGCGGCAAGGACAGTTAGAAGGAACCGGGAGACCTGCCAGCTGCTGGCGCGGCGTGTGAAGATGATTGGAGACCTTCTCCAGCAGCTCGAGAGCACACAGCTGATGCAGCATACAGAGACAAGGAACCCAGTTGAGCAGCTGGAGGAGACACTCCGGCATACATACATGCTCATCAGATCCTGTCAGGACGGCAGCTACCTCTACAGCTGGTTTATGGGAGGGAAGCAAGCTGACCAGCTCCATCAGGTGCAGAATGAGATCGCCTTCTACCTCCAACTCTTCCCGCTCGTTGGATTTGTTGATACCAGTCGGACCTGGGCACGGCTTCTGCACAAAGCTCAACCCCTCGGTACAGAG GATACTATGGGTGAGTTACATGCGGTCCATCCTTCAGAACATAACAATAG AACAGAGGCACTCAAGGAAATTCATTTAGAAGATCCGGGAATTCCCCCTTGTGCAAAATCTGACGAAGAACAAAATACAA GTGCGTTTCTCTATGGATCACGCCAAGCCATGAATATGGAGGAAATAGTCAATCTCATAGGTGTTGGAAAAGGTGCAGAGCTACCCTATTTTAGTTTCTCTCAGATATTGGCTGCTACAGACAATTTGTCATTGCGGAACTTGCTTGGAAATGGTGTATTCGGCTGTACCTACAAG GGGAAACTGCCTGATGGGCTCGATATTGCTATCAAAAGACACAACACATCTTCACATCAAGGCCTATCAGAGTTCCAAGCTGAGATTGAAGTCATTCCGAATCTTCGACATAAAAATATAATTTCGCTACTTGGGTTTTGTGTTCAAGGAAAAGAAAAGATACTTGTCTATGAATATATGTCGAACAATAGCTTGGCAGACGTCATTTCTG ATGAGACAAAAAGGAAATTGCTTAATTGGTCAAAGTGTCTTCAAATAATCAAAGGGATAGCAGATGGCCTTGTTTATCTGCATCTGCATTCTCAGATGTGCATTGTCCACAGGGATCTGAAACCAAGTAATCTCCTGTTGGATCCTGAAATGAATGCTAAAATTTCTGATTTTGGTCTTGCTAAAAAGCTAGCTCCAGATGCAATTGCAGAAGATATTGTATGCGGCACATA TGGCTATGCAGATCCTGAATATGTTACTACCGGAAAGTTATCGCAGAAGGCAGATGTATACAGCTTTGGCATCGTAGTTCTCGAGATAATATGTGGAAACAACCCTTGGTTTTATATGGTGAAGGCGAAGAAGGGCTCATCTCCAGGATCACTTCCTGATCAT GCATGCAAGTATCTGAAGAGGCCCCGCAAGCTTGTTGACCCACTGCTACGCGCTAGCAAGGGTGAGAGAGCTCAGATTGCGGAATGCGTTAAGGTGGCTCTGCTGTGCGTCCACTGTCGTGCTGAATGTAGGCCCGCCATGTCGGAGGTTGTGGCGATGCTCTGCAGCGTCGGGAGTGGGAGATCGTCACCAGCTTACTGCTGTCACTGA